ATCAAACCTGGCCGTGAGTCGGCAATCGCATCATTGAAATCTGGTTTATTCTTTTCTGCTGCTCAAGGTGTTACCTTTTTGATTAACGCATTGACATTTTGGTATGGTTCTACCTTAATGCGCAAGGGCGAATATAACATCGTTCAGTTTTATACTTGTTTTATTGCAATTGTCTTTGGTATACAACAAGCTGGTCAATTCTTTGGTTACTCAGCAGATGTAACAAAAGCAAAGGCTGCTGCCGGTGAAATTAAGTATTTGTCCGAATCAAAACCTAAAATTGATACATGGTCGACGGAAGGAAAGAAAGTTGAATCCCTTCAAAGTGCAGCAATTGAATTCAGGCAAGTTGAATTTAGTTACCCTACCAGAAGGCATATTAAAGTTCTTCGTGGTTTGAACCTCACTGTGAAGCCCGGGCAGTTTGTCGCATTCGTAGGATCTTCTGGCTGTGGTAAATCTACGACCATTGGGCTTATCGAGCGTTTCTACGATTGCGACAATGGAGCTGTATTGGTGGACGGTGTTAATGTTCGTGACTATAACATTAACGACTACCGCAAACAAATTGCCCTTGTCTCTCAAGAGCCAACGTTGTACCAAGGTACTGTTCGTGAGAACATTGTTTTGGGCGCATCTAAAGATGTCTCTGAAGAAGAGATGATTGAAGCTTGCAAGAAGGCCAATATTCATGAGTTTATTCTTGGATTGCCCAACGGTTATAACACACTTTGCGGTCAAAAGGGCTCTTCCTTATCTGGTGGTCAAAAACAGCGTATTGCCATTGCTAGAGCATTAATTAGAAATCCAAAGATTCTCCTTTTAGATGAAGCAACCAGTGCTTTAGACAGTCATAGCGAAAAGGTCGTTCAAGAAGCTTTAAATGCCGCCTCTCAAGGTAGAACCACGGTAGCAATTGCTCATCGTTTGTCTTCTATCCAAGATGCAGACTGTATTTTCGTATTTGATGGTGGTGTTATCGCTGAAGCTGGTACTCATGCCGAGCTTGTTAAACAGCGCGGTCGTTACTATGAACTTGTGGTTGAACAGGGATTGAACAAAGcataatttatttgaaaaggGTGATACCCGACAAGAGCcctttttttgtctttctGATCAGTAAAAGGGTTTCCATTGTTTAGATTAACTCCCTCATATATCGTTAAGTTATTTCCGaatttcctttatttaGGTCATGTATACTATTATGCGATGAAGCATGACCAATGCTATTAAATTACTTAATATTTccttattttgaaaatggatGTTTGTCGTTTGTCTTCTAGATATGTCTTCATCCATAGTCAGGTTTGTGTTTTATTCCAAAAACTTGTCAATTTCAAGGATTGAATAACAAGGTTACTTTTTAGGCATTATGGCCTTACTAGCAATGTAAGGAATTTTAATGTCTGTGCTATTTAATGTTGTTTGGTCAACtgattaatttaatttgctAACGTGCAAATAATTGTCTATTTTATCGTAATCGGTACGATGGCATTTTACTCTTACCATTAACTTTGATTCATAATGAATAATGGattcgttttttgtttttttattgacCCTCATAAGTACGGATTTCGtagtttttcaaattgtAAATAGTAGTAACAAAATAGAAGTTTTTTGACTTGGGAACTTCTTTGTACCTCAATGCTTAAAATATGAGCTTCTAGCCCAAATGTAAAATTAATAGCAAGTTTACTTTGATATGATTGAACCAAATATTACTTACTAACACTACTTTCTTGAATGCGTCTGCCTTTTTCTAACAACAAGCTTTTGGACTAActgaaatatatttaattatttcttcagTATCTCAATTCTAGTTTAAATAACGCTCTGACGGCATATTTCACAAAACAGTTTTAACGGTTACTAGCAATATGTACCATAGTATGTTGAAATTATTCCTTAAATCCTACAAAAACCTTCAAAAGACAGTCACAGTTGTGAAAAAAGAGCAGTCACATTCGCTTTAGTTGCGTGGATGCAACACTCTGTCTTCCACAAAATGCCTTCTCACAAGAGTTTCCGTACCAAGCAAAAGCTTGCCAAGGCTGCGCGTCAAAACCGCCCCATTCCTCAATGGATTCGTCTTCGCACCGGAAACACTGTTCATTATAACATGAAGAGAAGACACTGGAGACGTACCAAGTTGAACATCTAAAATGGTATGTCGACAAAATCAACCGACGCCTTTGCTTGTGGAGTAACTGTTTTCTAACTGAGATAGCGTTCGTGTACATGAAGTTATGGATTGCTTTATGCGTATCCTACGTTTTACGTGTgcaaaaatagaaaatggATCCATTCTGTTTGAGCGAAAAATTTCTATATAAACGCAATGTATCTGTTGTCTTCAATAACTATGTAAACAGTTCCATGCAAGTCGTAAGGATTGTCGTGTAATATAGTAGAGTTGAATGATCTGTAAATAAAACGATTTTAAGTGtactttaattttctaGTAGTTGGTGGCGGCGCGGCCTGACCTGGTaggaaaaacttttgacTTGTAATTGTCGGGATAGAtgagtttttgtttttatttaaagagcttgaaaaatttatactCATTTCAATTTCGACAAAGTTTGTaagttattttattaaaatactttgtaacaaataaaatgaCTGCAGGATGATTTGTCCTCCTGCATTGTTTTACGCTACAGGGTTTTTTTAGTACATAGGGTATCAAGAAGCTTTCAACACATCTTAAGTCTACTTGTGTAaggaaaatatttacaaatttaaaacttgaccagaagtaaaaaaaataaaacaaaaatttaatggtAGTCATGCAGAACTTCAATTGAGTATAGATTAGTCAAAAACGAGCTAGCTGTGCTAAAGTTCAGTGCCAGTGACGTTgagcttaaaaaatagaaaatagaatagaaaaagatgaaatggCAACACATTTGGCAGAATGATGTCCAAGGAAATCGATGGGAACATCAAAGGGTCAGAAACAAGAGAATAAAGCGTGAAGGTGTTCAAAGCCCACCTACCCACTTGCAATGAAGGTTGAGCGAGACGCAATAAGTTTTAAATGATAATTGGAGggtctttcttttttttttcttcgcTCAATGAAAAAGgagataaacaaaattgcaATAATTCATGTCTTTTAATAACGATATTAATTAGACAACTCGAAAAGGTATGTGGGTCGAAAGGCGTGTGGGGAACTCAAGAGGGCAATCAGAAAGTAAAGCCAACGTGTTTTATAATACGATGGGGAAAGCGAGGGATGGATCAATCCAACCAACAGCGACCAGTACAAGGGAATTTCTCTACgtaaaaaaatgctaaagGCCGCTAAAGGGCTGATCCATCCAACGGAAAACAAACACTTAAAGTAATCCAGTCATTCGTCCAAAAACTTTTCTGAGAATTCGCAGTTTTAACAGCGTTCTTACGCATCTATCCAAACGAaccttatttttttttcttcttcatcgaACGAATCATACAAAAAACATCAAAAAAAGCGATTAATCAATTCAATGGTGCATCAACAACTCTTTCTGTACAAGTGTTGCTTCATAAAGAGGGTTAAACGACTTTACTTCTTGGGAACAGTCTGACGATTCTGAAAGGCCATCATGCTGCCGATGTATTGGCACAGATACTCGCTTTCTCGACTAATGTTTTCAGATTCCTGTTTGTTTTGATCGATCTCATCCAACAAAGCTATCAATTGTTagtcttttctttctccaAAACGCACCGCCATCGTACCTTGCAATTGCTGTTGCAATTCCATCGCTTTCCTATCAATTTAGCAAAGAACTAGCAAAACCACTTACTGCTCCATCAAACTTCTTGGCAAGGAATCTGTACTCATTGAGTAATGcgctttttttgtttttttgcgGAAAATGGGAGGTTGGGAAGTGTCTTACCAGCGTAGCGTCAATACATGTCATTTCCCATTGCTGTGACTTAGGGGTGTCACTCAATTTAAAGAGGCCACTGCAAGAGACATTATCCTTAATTGAGTTGAGTATTGCTATACgcaatatttaaatagcGTTTTATGTCATAATACGTTTTATTAGCGAACGGATTACATTGGAGTACGCAACTGATGGGTCTTgcaataaacaaatatacaTAGGGCGAAAACTAGAATGAGTGCTGCTGTCTTTTGGATGAATAAGTTAAATATGGAACATACTAATAATGGATCCACACATTAATAAACTGGAAAAAGATCCCGTCCCGTAAGGATAAATCGAGGAGAGAAAGCTTGCGTCTGTGCCCTAAttatgttttgaaaaacatgAAATGCACACTTCATACACCAGGATGCGAAAGTCTTTCAACAATTTACAtgggaaaaaaagaaaataataatctAATAGAACTCCGTTCCAAAATATGGAACGTTGGTACAAATGATGCGTTTAGGGCGATTGGAAGAGGCATACAATAGATGCTTCTTCCCTCCATTATGCAACGGAAAGGTCGACGgttcaaaaatgaatttaaataaaagatgTGTTATGAAAAATGCTTTATGGTAacaggaaaaaaaatgctattCCTCTTTTCCCATTCCATAGTTTTTATTCTCACACTATCACCAGTCatgaatattttacatCGAAAAAATAACGGGTAGAGCGATATATATGCGCAAACTAAAAGAGAGtatacaaaaaagtaatcATGTTCTTTATCGGATTAGTTCTTGTCAATATTAGTATTagcattcaaaaaatagtCCGATTATCATTTTACTGAGACGTCTCTGGTTTCTCCTCAGGTTTCTCTTCCGCAGCTGAAGCATTTGCAAGAGCCgactcttcttcttcttcctctatatcaatttcttcttcttcttcttcttccgaTCCTTTCCCATCATTTTCTCCTTCTCCATCACCATCACCTTCTCCATCACCGTCTCCATCGTcttcctcctcctcctcctcaTCGCCTTCTCCCTCTTCATCGAATTCTTCCTCCATTTCATCAGCTtcctcctcttcttcctcttcgtCCGCGTCAGGCTGAACTGGTGGAGCATCGTCAAAGTCGGGATTATCCCACTGAATGTTGAATCGAGTCACCCTTGGCTTTTCTGCTAAAATACTGCGCCAGACTTTAGAAATGTCAACCTTGacctttttaatttctgcATCGTCCATTTCCTGAAGGTTCAGGCCCTCCATCTCATTGTTGACATAATAACCTACTCGAACAAACTCATTATCCTCATATGCACAAGAGAGTAAAATAACTGTGACACCCAAAACATCGCTGAGTTGAGGTAAAAGATCGATATTAGGAGGATCAGCTTCAAAAACGAATTTATTAATCCCGATTGGTATAGGTCCCACTAGTAGCGTGTCCAAAATTTGGTCGTAACTTTGAGACGTCGCACTACCTACATATGTCAACTTCCATTCCAGGTCGCTTTTTAACGGCTCCAGACATTCAAAGGTAATTTCGAATTTATATGGATCAGAGAACTTTGCCGGATTATTTAGCACATTAACACTAAGGATATTCACGATTGACATTTCGAAGTGAAACGCGTCTAAGCGATTGCCAAGAACAGCGTAGGTGAAGAAAGGTTTCGTAGAGTTCGGATAATTAAGGATACGCTTGACTATTTTATATCGCTTTTCGTGCTCTAAGGTAATAACACCTATTTGATTCAAACATATAAGGATTAAAATGcagtaaatataaatactGAAGGCACATCTAAACAATGCCTCACTATTCGGTAAACAATAGAAAACATAACCATTGTTAAGTATTTTATGCGAAAGTACGAAGAACTTACAGAGCAGTTTAGTTAAACATAACCgttgtttaataaaaatttctatttcattaataatGCATGCAATGTACAATTAATATGATCATCAAATTTCATTGTGCAAAAACAACTCGTATGtgaaacataaaaaatagaCATAACCTCCTTCATCtctaattattaaaaaagatatacAAGCGGATTAAAACATATATTTAGGGTTATTGTAAGTTCCTTCGATCATTCGGTTATATAATATTGATGCAGCTTAACAGCAAATCCGAATGACTTGTTAATGATGTGAATTTCCATCAGTATGGAATTGTAGTACCATCatagttgaaaaaaaatccattaTTTTCGGGCTTCAAATTGTCTACAACTTTCAACATATCTGAAGCGCTTTGGTCTGGTGCCAAGGCCTGTTTCGCAAAGATATCTAAAATTTCCGGTTTCGCTTCAGCATGCTGATTTACAGCTTCCTGAGCTGAATCGGTTCGAACCATTCCGGGATGAATTGAAATCACTATGAATCCTTCATCTTGTAGCTCAAAACTAATTTCCTTCattgtaaaatttaaagcagCCTTGGATTGGCCATAACCAGATTGGTTAAATGGGAAGAAAGCACCCATGGATCCAACTAATGATGAAGTAAAAACAATGATTTTAGATTCTCCTTTCTTCACAAGAGGATAAAAGGCTTGGTAGACATGAATTGGTCCTAAAACATTGGTTTTATAGTGAGAGTTCCAGACATCATCAGGAGTATTCAGAACAGTGTtgaaagaatgaaaaatgCCCGAATTTACCCAAAGAACATCTACTTTACCTACAGCTTTTGCAACTTCTTGAGCGGCTTCATTAGCACTCTCTAGAGAGGAGATATCTAACTTAATAATATGCACATTGGAATGAGACTTGCTCCATTCTTGTAATTCAGTAGCAGCTTCAGGCTTGCGGGCACTTGCAAATACAACTGTTCCTTCTCTGTTGCTCAATTCCTTAACAAGAGAGAGTCCAATGCCTCGATTTCCTCCTGcaataaagtaaattttgttgGTAGTAGACATATTCTAACACAATATTTGAATGATCCTTGAATCCGTTTGAAAAGTGTAATTTGGTGTCGGCAATTTATCATTAACTTCGTGCTTATATACCAATTCTTCAAATCATTATGCTTACGTGATTTGAACCGTGAATTTTGATGCTTACATAATTGAATATACTTCCAAAATCAGCAGGTTCATAGTAGTTCACGTAGAGCGTTAGGTGATATTTTGCCATATAATATGGATATTGCAACTAATCTTTATAACCCGTTCCATTGGTTTGTCAGCTGCTTCCTTGATACTGCTTGCATACTGAATAGTATTCCTTTAAATGCacctttcttttaatttccttGATAAAGTATCATAAAGGgagaatttatttgaaaattgtttaattgATAATGCTGAGACATTGGCCATAGGAGAAAAGCGTTGAATCAGgatacaaaaaaacaactcTTTTAAACCTTGAAGTCCTTTcacaataaaaattattaaacaaaaaaaacatagaAATAGAATAATTTTAAGATAAAATATAAGTTTGCAACCGATTTAAGCATTGCTGTATGAAcacttgaattttttatatgcGACGCCCTTCTTTATATATCCAAAGGTTGAATAAAACGTATCAAGATCTAAAACTGCTGAACAATCCAAGTGGCACCTTGGACTCGCTCAAACTTTTTATGCTCGTAAACATTTGTAAGAACATAtgaaattaacaaaaaacaattgtttGAACAAATCATACACTGGAATCTAGAGAGCAAAGTACCTTTAAAAGGGGATATCAAAACCGTCATGAGTACGAAAAGATCCACTGTTTTCGGGTTTCAAGTCGTCTACAACCTTTAACATTTGTGCAGCACTTTGATCGGGAGGaatggaatttttttgaaagtatTCTAACATGACAGGATGTTGTTTGGAAAAATGCTCACTGGACTCTTTTGACATCTTGGTTTGTACAAGTCCTGGGTGAATTGAAATTACAATAAAGCCTTCATCAGCTAGTTCAAAACTAATTTCCTTCATCGAGCTGCTTTAGACTGACCATAAGCTGAAACAgttattggaaaaaaagcTCCCATGGATGCTACTGATGATGAAGTAAAGACAATGGTTTTAGACGCTccttttttcattaaaggATAAAAGGCTTGGTAGACATGAATTGGTCCCAAAACATTCGTCTGGTAGTGAGAGTTCCAAACCTCATCAGGAGTTTCTAATACAGAGGAATAAGAGTGATAGATTGCTGAATTTAGCCAGAGAACGTCGACTTTACCCACGATTTTTTCAACCTGCTTGGCGGCATCCTTTTCACTCTCTAGAGAAGTGACATCCAACTTAATAATATGCACATTGGAATGAGACTTGCTCAACTCTTGTAATTCAGTAGCAGCTTCGGGTTTGCGAGCACTCGCAAACACAGTCGTTCCTTCTCTATTGCTTAACTCTTTAACAAGAGAGAGTCCAATACCACGATTCCCGCCTGcgataaagaaaatcttgTCAGCCGAAGAcatattctattttttgaagtactcagaaaattccaaaattcACGAAAAGACTGAACCCTTAAAGGCTGTTCAGCTATTAACACATTTGATGTTGTTACGTCACTTCAGTCGCATATTTATTGCCTTAAAAGGTCGTCAAAAAGTAGTGAATGTATGGAAACATTGTCGTTAACCGTAAGCTACATTAAAGCATTGCAGTTCATGCCTTCATAGCTATTCAATTATTTACCAGACGTCGCTGTAATTTTGGCTGATAACATTGCCACTGTggttaaaaaatggaagaatTCGTTTTCCAGCTTTGGTGGTGGTAGGAGTAATTATCTACGATTTATAAAAGGTAGCTTCGAGTTTGAGGTTGAAcaaagtttttctttatatattattaaaatgcAGGCTACTCGTAAACAACTAGTCTCAAAAGACAAAACGAGTGGTTTTACTAGCTTTCCAAAACTGTAATAGTACATGACTGATTGAAGGGTacaacaattttttcttttgatctATGGTCATTTGTTCGTGTATATAGAATTGTAGAAGttgatcatttttttccaaatcctTTATTCTGGCATCGTTGCATAAgtacaaaaaagaatatgtCTAAAAAGGAATGATGGTACCATCATAGTTGTAAAAAAGTCCATTATTTTCGGGCTTCAAATTGTCTACAACTTTCAACATATCTGAAGCGCTTTTCTCGGGTGTTAAGGCCTGCTTTGCAAAGAGATCCAAAATTTCCGGTTTCTTTTCAGCATGCTGATTTACAATTTCTTGAGCTGAATCGGTTCGGACAGCTCCGGGGTGAATTGAAATCACTATGAATCCTTCATCTTGTAGCTCAAAACTAATTTCCTTCATCGTATAATTTAAGGCAGCCTTAGATTGGCCATAAGCAGATTGACTTGAAGGGAAGAAAGCTCCCATGGATCCAGCTAATGATGAAGTAAAAACAATGATTTTAgatcttcctttttttataagaGGATAAAAGGCTTGGTAGACATGAATTGGTCCTAAAACATTGGTTTTATAGTGAGAGTTCCAGACATCATCAGGAGTATTTACGACAGGACCAAAAGAATGGAAAACGGCTGAATTTACCCAGAGAACATCCACTGCATCAACTACTTTTGTAACTTCTTGAGCGGCTTCATTGGCACTCTCTAGAGAGGAGACATCTAACTTAATAATGTGCACATTGGAATGAGACTTGCTCCATTCTTGTAATTTAGTAGCAGCTCCAGGCTTGCGGGCACTTGCAAATACAACTGTTCCTTTTCTGTTGCTCAATTCCTTAACAAGAGAGAGTCCAATGCCTCGATTTCCTCCTGcaataaagtaaattttgttgGTAGTAGACATATTCTAACACAATGTTTGAATGATCCTTGAATCCGTTTGAAAAGTGGATAATTTGGTGTCGGCAATTTATCATCAACTTCATGCTTATATACCAATTCTTCAAATCATTATGCTTACGTGATTTGAACCGTGAATTTTGATGCTTACATAATTGAATATACTCAGCGACAAgttcataaaaattcatcgtATAGAACTTATTGTACTTTGTATTAGAAGACAATATAAATACATTTACAACCTATTTAGACggttttttaaacatattCCCTTAATTCCgctttaataaattaatcaatt
Above is a genomic segment from Schizosaccharomyces pombe strain 972h- genome assembly, chromosome: III containing:
- the rpl39 gene encoding 60S ribosomal protein L39 produces the protein MPSHKSFRTKQKLAKAARQNRPIPQWIRLRTGNTVHYNMKRRHWRRTKLNI
- a CDS encoding GTPAse-interacting protein; this encodes MSTDSLPRSLMEQKAMELQQQLQALLDEIDQNKQESENISRESEYLCQYIGSMMAFQNRQTVPKK
- the asf1 gene encoding histone H3-H4 chaperone Asf1, translating into MSIVNILSVNVLNNPAKFSDPYKFEITFECLEPLKSDLEWKLTYVGSATSQSYDQILDTLLVGPIPIGINKFVFEADPPNIDLLPQLSDVLGVTVILLSCAYEDNEFVRVGYYVNNEMEGLNLQEMDDAEIKKVKVDISKVWRSILAEKPRVTRFNIQWDNPDFDDAPPVQPDADEEEEEEEADEMEEEFDEEGEGDEEEEEEDDGDGDGEGDGDGEGENDGKGSEEEEEEEIDIEEEEEESALANASAAEEKPEEKPETSQ
- the osr1 gene encoding dehydrogenase yields the protein MSTTNKIYFIAGGNRGIGLSLVKELSNREGTVVFASARKPEAATELQEWSKSHSNVHIIKLDISSLESANEAAQEVAKAVGKVDVLWVNSGIFHSFNTVLNTPDDVWNSHYKTNVLGPIHVYQAFYPLVKKGESKIIVFTSSLVGSMGAFFPFNQSGYGQSKAALNFTMKEISFELQDEGFIVISIHPGMVRTDSAQEAVNQHAEAKPEILDIFAKQALAPDQSASDMLKVVDNLKPENNGFFFNYDGTTIPY
- a CDS encoding short chain dehydrogenase  yields the protein MSTTNKIYFIAGGNRGIGLSLVKELSNRKGTVVFASARKPGAATKLQEWSKSHSNVHIIKLDVSSLESANEAAQEVTKVVDAVDVLWVNSAVFHSFGPVVNTPDDVWNSHYKTNVLGPIHVYQAFYPLIKKGRSKIIVFTSSLAGSMGAFFPSSQSAYGQSKAALNYTMKEISFELQDEGFIVISIHPGAVRTDSAQEIVNQHAEKKPEILDLFAKQALTPEKSASDMLKVVDNLKPENNGLFYNYDGTIIPF